One Acidimicrobiales bacterium DNA segment encodes these proteins:
- the fusA gene encoding elongation factor G, translated as MQSFPPARIRNVALVGHGGSGKTTLAESLLFCSGAITRQGRVEDGSTTTDFDPEEIKRGISLSLALAPIEHQGHKINLIDCPGYADFFGDVAAALSVADLAVFVVSAVEGVEVQTQVAWRMAAERGLPRMIFVNKLDRERASFDRTLEDLQSAFGAGVAPLELPVGEEAAFRGVADLLTDTAITYEDGRPSTGPIPSDMADSEHQVREALVEGIVVADDALMERYLEGDVPDPKELEETLAKGVAAAQVFPVLCGSAARNVAIDRLATFICEIGPSPADRPPVTVEGGGGSYEVDCDAGSDPLLYVFKTLADPYVGKVSLFKVLTGTLKPDTVLTNPRTHSDERLHGLFTLRGKEHVDLSEVQAGDIAAVAKLTDTGTGDTLAPKGTPVTVPVPELPEPVLAHAIRPKSKGDEDKLMTALHKLQEEDPALRVRRDDETHQTLLSGMGETHLMIVTERLHRKFGVEVEVEPVQVPYRETITKPAEAEGKYKKQTGGHGQFGVANLKVEPAERGAGFTFVDQIVGGAIPRQFIPAVEKGIGETMQQGGHFGYPVVDVTVMCVDGKYHPVDSSEMSFKMAGSIGFKEALAKAGPVILEPVSWLEVTVPAANQGDVMGDLNSRRGRVQGTEGTETGEQVIRALVPTSELLRYAIDLRSITGGWGRFRTGHDHYDLLPQNFYDKVAKKEA; from the coding sequence GTGCAGAGCTTTCCTCCGGCCAGGATCAGGAATGTGGCCCTGGTCGGTCACGGCGGGTCCGGGAAGACCACCCTGGCCGAGTCGCTGCTGTTCTGCTCGGGTGCCATCACCCGTCAGGGCCGGGTCGAGGACGGCTCGACCACCACCGATTTCGACCCCGAGGAGATCAAGCGGGGGATCTCCCTCTCCCTGGCCCTCGCCCCCATCGAGCACCAGGGCCACAAGATCAACCTGATCGACTGCCCCGGCTACGCCGACTTCTTCGGGGACGTGGCCGCCGCGCTGTCGGTGGCCGACCTGGCGGTGTTCGTGGTCAGCGCCGTCGAGGGCGTCGAGGTCCAGACCCAGGTGGCCTGGCGGATGGCGGCCGAGCGGGGCCTGCCCCGGATGATCTTCGTGAACAAGCTCGACCGGGAGCGGGCCAGCTTCGACCGCACCCTGGAGGACCTGCAGTCAGCGTTCGGGGCCGGGGTGGCCCCGCTGGAGCTTCCCGTCGGGGAGGAGGCCGCCTTCCGGGGGGTGGCCGACCTGCTCACCGACACGGCCATCACCTACGAGGACGGCCGGCCCAGCACCGGTCCGATCCCGTCCGACATGGCCGACTCCGAACACCAGGTCCGCGAGGCGCTGGTCGAGGGCATCGTCGTGGCCGACGACGCCCTGATGGAGCGCTACCTCGAGGGGGACGTGCCCGATCCCAAGGAGCTGGAGGAGACGCTCGCCAAGGGGGTGGCGGCGGCCCAGGTGTTCCCGGTGCTGTGCGGGTCGGCCGCCCGCAACGTGGCCATCGACCGCCTGGCCACGTTCATCTGCGAGATCGGCCCCTCCCCCGCCGACCGCCCGCCGGTCACGGTGGAAGGGGGCGGGGGGAGCTACGAGGTGGACTGCGACGCCGGCTCCGACCCGCTCCTCTACGTGTTCAAGACCCTGGCCGACCCCTATGTCGGCAAGGTGTCGCTGTTCAAGGTGCTCACCGGCACGCTCAAGCCCGACACCGTCCTCACCAATCCCCGGACCCACAGCGACGAGCGCCTCCACGGCCTGTTCACCCTCCGGGGCAAGGAGCACGTGGACCTGTCCGAGGTGCAGGCCGGGGACATCGCGGCGGTGGCCAAGCTCACTGACACCGGCACCGGGGACACCCTGGCCCCCAAGGGGACGCCGGTGACCGTCCCCGTGCCCGAGCTTCCCGAGCCGGTGCTGGCCCACGCCATCCGCCCCAAGTCGAAGGGGGACGAGGACAAGCTGATGACCGCCCTGCACAAGCTGCAGGAGGAGGACCCCGCCCTGCGGGTGCGCCGCGACGACGAGACCCACCAGACCCTTCTCTCGGGCATGGGGGAGACCCACCTGATGATCGTCACCGAGCGCCTCCACCGGAAGTTCGGCGTCGAGGTCGAGGTCGAGCCGGTACAGGTCCCCTACCGGGAGACGATCACCAAGCCGGCCGAGGCCGAGGGCAAGTACAAGAAGCAGACCGGGGGCCACGGCCAGTTCGGCGTGGCCAACCTCAAGGTCGAGCCGGCGGAGCGGGGGGCGGGCTTCACCTTCGTCGACCAGATCGTCGGCGGCGCCATCCCCCGCCAGTTCATCCCTGCGGTCGAGAAGGGCATCGGGGAGACCATGCAGCAGGGCGGCCACTTCGGCTACCCGGTGGTCGACGTCACCGTGATGTGCGTCGACGGGAAGTACCACCCCGTCGACTCGTCCGAGATGAGCTTCAAGATGGCCGGCTCGATCGGCTTCAAGGAGGCGCTGGCCAAGGCCGGGCCGGTCATCCTCGAGCCCGTCTCGTGGCTGGAGGTGACGGTGCCGGCCGCCAACCAGGGCGACGTCATGGGTGACCTCAACTCCCGCCGGGGCCGGGTGCAGGGAACCGAGGGCACCGAGACCGGCGAGCAGGTGATCCGCGCCCTGGTTCCCACCTCGGAGCTCCTGCGCTACGCCATCGACCTCCGCTCGATCACGGGGGGCTGGGGCCGCTTCCGCACCGGCCACGACCATTACGACCTCCTGCCCCAGAACTTCTACGACAAGGTGGCCAAGAAGGAAGCCTGA
- a CDS encoding CDP-alcohol phosphatidyltransferase family protein: MDRRTQPLGSALHRAGLTADQLTAAGVVAALGAAGLVAAGHLVPGMIVLVAAALPDLLDGPLAKAAGTAGRRGAFFDSVADRFTDAVVLGGTAWYLASVHGGHAALLPLAALGASNLVSYVRAKAESLGFDGRGGVMERAERIIVLCLGLMFSVLLVPALWLILAGSLLTAGQRFVKVWRQGDRPAPIPVESRWTVAAVEARWRSRLAARESARESARLERSERVEARRSRRQARKPRLAGRYRGAGTRP; this comes from the coding sequence GTGGATCGCAGGACGCAGCCGCTGGGATCGGCCCTCCACAGGGCGGGGCTGACAGCCGACCAGCTCACCGCCGCCGGCGTCGTGGCGGCGCTCGGTGCGGCCGGGCTGGTGGCCGCCGGCCACCTCGTCCCCGGCATGATCGTGCTGGTGGCGGCGGCGCTGCCCGACCTGCTCGACGGGCCCCTGGCCAAGGCGGCCGGAACGGCGGGGCGGCGGGGCGCCTTCTTCGACTCGGTGGCCGACCGCTTCACCGACGCCGTGGTTCTCGGCGGCACGGCGTGGTACCTGGCCTCGGTCCACGGCGGCCACGCCGCCCTGCTGCCCCTGGCCGCCCTCGGGGCGTCCAACCTCGTGTCGTACGTGCGGGCCAAGGCCGAGTCGCTCGGCTTCGACGGCCGGGGCGGGGTGATGGAGCGGGCCGAGCGGATCATCGTCCTCTGCCTCGGGCTGATGTTCTCGGTCCTGCTCGTCCCCGCCCTGTGGCTGATCCTGGCCGGAAGCCTGCTCACCGCCGGGCAGCGCTTCGTGAAGGTGTGGCGGCAGGGGGACCGCCCGGCGCCGATTCCCGTCGAGTCCCGCTGGACGGTCGCCGCCGTCGAGGCCCGCTGGCGGTCGCGCCTGGCGGCGCGCGAGTCGGCACGCGAGTCGGCGCGGCTGGAGCGCTCGGAGCGGGTCGAGGCCCGGCGCAGCCGGCGCCAGGCGCGCAAGCCCCGGCTGGCCGGCCGCTACCGCGGCGCCGGCACCCGGCCCTAG